From the genome of Pseudoliparis swirei isolate HS2019 ecotype Mariana Trench chromosome 10, NWPU_hadal_v1, whole genome shotgun sequence, one region includes:
- the LOC130200657 gene encoding uncharacterized protein LOC130200657 yields the protein MDQNEKIVMFGVTHVLAIDGFSSKIVGQATMPVKNNLTIYNDVYRSAVMEYGMWDQVRVDHGKDFYLTLFMQEKLASHRHNTERPPYLQTPSTKNHRIERIWPEINNRVNYPLKAALVQLVDQEELDMEDQMTRFCVSSLTCQLAQIGVNRTVQAWNAHRIPGRGIPNYLARDGCPNKLSTDLLPNASVAADWYDQEVGSLTRVSDFGTNPFPSSQDQEAAVRGFALQCPDTSVLLDNAVNNLPQPFRHGLKGLIDISRRNCQR from the exons atggaccaaaatgagaagattgtcatgtttggcgtgacacatgtgctggcaatagatggcttctccagcaaaattgttggacaagctactatgcctgtaaagaacaacctcaccatctacaatgacgtttacag gagtgcagtaatggaatatgggatgtgggaccaggtcagagtggatcatggaaaggacttctacctcactcttttcatgcaggagaagttggccagccaccgccacaacactgaaaggccaccatatctccaaacaccatcgacaaag aatcacagaatcgagagaatctggccagaaatcaacaaccgggttaactacccattgaaagctgcattggtccaactggtggatcaggaggagctggacatggaggaccagatgactcggttctgtgtgtcatctttgacatgccagttggcccagatcggtgttaaccgaactgtgcaagcatggaatgcacacaggattcctg ggagggggataccaaattacttggccagagatggatgcccaaataagctgtcgacagaccttttgccaaatgcatctgtggctgcagactggtacgaccaggaagtgggctcactgacacgagtgtcagactttggcaccaacccatttccaagttcacaggaccaggaagctgcagtgaggggatttgctctgcagtgccctgatacgagtgtactgctggacaatgcagtgaataatctgccacaaccgttcagacatggactcaaaggcctcatcgacatctcaaggagaaattgtcaacgctga